A stretch of the Plasmodium berghei ANKA genome assembly, chromosome: 10 genome encodes the following:
- a CDS encoding U4/U6 small nuclear ribonucleoprotein PRP31, putative, translating into MATLADTLLKDLEDLEEENFNNNNDGIKKIKFEEQYEEDDYEEIVDAIEEFLNDKKKKCERKISELLYDEDFLKTMNHIKNYIIEEEAEKLKNEEGTKDTEDGDENEDNIKRKKAKYNSDDENPLNDNNPNDEEVLIEKCIELIIKIDTEILNIHKYLKDIYSTKFPELDSIVYTPLEYISVVSRIKNESDIKNIDFSDILPNTTVMAIVVASSMTTGIKLPDHLLKSCMSFCNEALELNENRQNILIYLENKMFLLAPNLTMLLGSALTARLISCVGSLKNLSVTSSQNLIVVGNSKKSILGLSNVNKTFGVGILSTSEIVQSVPDAYKKKAINLLAGKCSLASRIDYFKKYKEGQYGLLLREYVINHLIKLQEPPPMKQKKILPIPDEKKGRKRGGKRYRKLKEKTEITELRKQINRLPFGPNTNEDFYTFTDQNTALLNSNITKLKYQTKQKTNIPKKKNASAQSSGATGGLSSSLIFTPLHGIELFNPSINKTTSETRENKYFSSLSQFRKV; encoded by the exons atg GCAACACTGGCAGATACTCTTTTGAAAGATCTTGAGGATTtagaagaagaaaattttaacaataataatgatggaataaaaaaaataaagttcGAAGAACAATATGAAGAAGATGATTACGAAGAAATTGTTGATGCAATCGAAGAATTTTTAAacgataaaaaaaaaaaatgtgaacGTAAAATCTCAGAATTGCTTTATGATGAAGATTTTCTAAAAACAATGaatcatattaaaaattatattattgaaGAAGAAGCCgaaaagttaaaaaatgaagaggGAACAAAGGACACAGAAGATGGAGACGAAAACGAGGATAATATAAAACGGAAAAAGGCAAAATACAACAGTGATGATGAAAATCCATTAAACGACAATAACCCAAATGATGAAGAAGTATTGATAGAGAAATGCATtgaattaattataaaaatagatacagaaatattaaatatacataaatatttgaaagatatatattcaaCAAAATTCCCAGAATTAGATTCAATTGTATATACACCATTAGAATATATAAGTGTTGTAAGTAggataaaaaatgaaagtgatataaaaaatatcgaTTTTTCGGATATCCTCCCCAATACTACTGTTATGGCCATTGTCGTTGCATCAAGCATGACAACGGGAATCAAATTACCAGATCACTTATTGAAAAGTTGTATGTCTTTTTGTAATGAAGCATTAGagttaaatgaaaatagacaaaatatattgatttatttagaaaataaaatgtttttattagcTCCTAATTTAACAATGTTATTAGGTAGTGCATTAACAGCTAGATTAATTAGTTGTGTTGGgtcattaaaaaatttatctGTTACATCATCTCAAAATCTTATAGTTGTTGGCAATTCGAAAAAATCAATACTTGGACTTAgtaatgttaataaaactTTTGGTGTAGGAATTTTAAGTACGTCTGAAATTGTTCAAAGTGTTCCAgatgcatataaaaaaaaagcaataaatttattgGCAGGAAAGTGTAGTTTAGCCTCAAGAATcgattattttaaaaagtataaaGAAGGACAATATGGATTATTATTACGTGAGTATGTTATAAAtcatttgataaaattacAAGAACCACCTCCTAtgaagcaaaaaaaaattttaccTATTCctgatgaaaaaaaaggaagaaAACGAGGAGGGAAAAGATatagaaaattaaaagaaaaaacagAAATAACAGAATTAAGAAAGCAAATTAATAGATTACCATTTGGCCCCAATACTAATGAAGACTTTTATACATTTACAGATCAAAATACTGCTTTAttaaattcaaatattacaaaattaaaatatcaaacaaaacaaaaaacaaatattccaaagaaaaaaaatgcatctGCACAATCTAGTGGTGCAACTGGAGGGTTGTCTTCGTCTTTGATTTTTACACCATTACATGGAATAGAGTTATTTAATCCATCTATTAATAAAACGACCAGTGAAACtagagaaaataaatatttttcaagcCTTTCTCAGTTTCGTAAGGTTTGA
- a CDS encoding perforin-like protein 1 — translation MKMRNIKKSLPVLFILLCIYQQYFINSLRISVRNNKNHRDENKFNKNMELGTMEKPINILCNDVSCNTENNISFVNQKKKEIDSDSDLYNMFDDDASTSAGDDEDDYDDYTDDKNAEIKDEEQNEHIDKIDQKKDKKRTFSINKQEEEINENKNKTEKFFKKYKFNDANSEGDDDESDTDDENLDNSTENSYEENKNPENVIDKHMAVFPGLYFVGIGYDILFGNPLGETDSLSDPGYRAQIYLLNWEFSNHGIANDLHTLQPINAWIRKENACSRVESINECSSVSEYTKNLSVDVSVSGSYMGFGSFSASTGYKKFINEISKRTSKTYFIKSNCIKYTIGLPPYVPWEHTTAYMNAVNILPKEFTGLDGDSECTPDVYEQKKMTKQCKNVQLWIQFFKTYGTHIIVEAQLGGKITKIINVSNTSVNQMKKDGVSVKAQIQAQFGFASVGGSTSVSSDNSTKNDNSSYDMSEKLVVIGGNPIKDVTKEENLYEWSKTVSSNPMPIHIKLLPIYKSFDSEELKESYEKAVLYYTRLYGSSPHGTIQKDENDIIKILTASTTITKIGAPPITAECPHNQVVLFGYVLKQNFWDNTSNLKGYDIEICEAGLNSCTSKQGSTNKYDVSYLYIECGTQAMSFSDQVITASNTTYNTIKCPNDYTIIFGFGFSSSSGKGVSAMHTHITSCRPGMKSCSLNMGNSNDKNYMYLVCVDATIWSGINELTIVAKDDFHGAVNRSKQFNDGELVLSCQENGTILTGFTGETHTSSPYVKSPFSKCLKSLKSCSVHGSGQSIGYTNYKSLFSIILCKNGE, via the exons atgaaaatgcgaaatataaaaaagtcATTGcctgttttatttattttattatgcatatatcaACAATACTTTATAAACTCCCTGCGTATCTCAGTTCGCAATAACAAGAATCATAgagatgaaaataaatttaataaaaatatggaatTAGGGACCATGGAAAAAcctattaatattttatgcaaTGACGTATCATGTAATactgaaaataatatttcatttgttaatcaaaaaaaaaaggaaatagaTAGTGATAGcgatttatataatatgtttgACGATGATGCATCTACTTCTGCAG gTGATGATGAAGATGATTATGACGATTATAcagatgataaaaatgcTGAAATAAAAGATGAAGAACAAAATGAGCATATAGATAAAATTGATCAAa AGAAAGACAAGAAAAGAACATTTAGCATTAACAAACAGgaagaagaaataaatgaaaataaaaataaaacagagaaattttttaaaaaatataaatttaatgatGCAAATAGCGAAGGTGATGATGATGAATCAGATACAGATGATGAAAATCTTGACAACTCTACAGAAAATAGctatgaagaaaataaaaacccAGAAAATGTAATTGATAAACATATGGCTGTATTTCCTggattatattttgtaggTATAGGATATGATATTCTCTTTGGAAATCCCTTAGGAGAAACAGATTCATTATCTGACCCCGGATACAGGGctcaaatttatttgttaaattGGGAATTTAGTAATCATGGAATTGCAAATGATTTGCATACACTACAACCGATAAATGCATGGAtaagaaaagaaaatgcATGTAGCAGAGTTGAATCG ATAAACGAATGTTCTAGTGTCTCagaatatacaaaaaatttgtCAGTAGATGTGAGCGTATCTGGAAGTTATATGGGATTTGGATCTTTTTCGGCATCAACtggatataaaaaatttattaatgaaATTTCTAAAAGAACATCAAAAACGTATTTTATAAAGTCAAACTGCATAAAATACACAATTGGCTTACCACCTTATGTTCCTTG GGAACATACAACGGCCTATATGAATGCAGTAAATATTCTCCCAAAGGAATTCACCGGATTGGATGGAGATAGTGAGTGTACACCAGATGtatatgaacaaaaaaagatgACTAAGCAATGCAAAAATGTGCAACTATGgattcaattttttaaaacgtATGGTACACATATAATCGTTGAGGCACAATTAG GTGGTAAAATAACGAAAATCATAAATGTATCTAACACATCAGTGAAccaaatgaaaaaagatGGAGTAAGTGTAAAAGCACAAATACAAGCCCAATTTGGTTTTGCAAGCGTAGGGGGATCTACATCTGTAAGCTCAGATAATTcaacaaaaaatgataacaGTTCATATGACATGAGTGAAAAACTAGTTGTTATTGGAGGGAACCCAATTAAAGATGTAACAAAGgaagaaaatttatatgaatgGTCAAAAACGGTTTCGTCAAACCCAATGccaatacatataaaattattgcCAATTTATAAAAGTTTTGATTCTgaagaattaaaagaatCATATGAAAAGGCAGTTTTGTATTATACTAGATTGTATGGATCATCTCCTCATGGAACTATAcaaaaagatgaaaatgacataattaaaata TTAACCGCGTCAACTACAATTACTAAAATCGGTGCCCCCCCTATAACTGCAGAATGCCCACACAACCAAGTTGTTTTATTCGGGTATgtattaaaacaaaatttttgGGATAATACATCAAATCTAAAAGGATATGACATAGAAATATGTGAAGCTGGTTTAAATAGCTGTACATCGAAACAAGGAAgcacaaataaatatgatgtGTCTTATCTTTATATTGAATGTGGAACACAAGCTATGTCGTTTTCTGATCAAGTAATAACTGCCAGCAATACAACGTATAATACGATAAAATGCCCCAATGATTATACGATTATTTTCGGATTTGGATTTTCATCTTCATCGGGGAAAGGAGTTTCAGCTATGCACACCCACATTACATCATGTAGACCAG GCATGAAAAGTTGTTCGCTAAATATGGGAAACTCAAACGACAAAAATTACATGTACCTTGTGTGTGTTGATGCAACAATATGGTCAGGCATAAATGAACTGACCATTGTAGCAAAAGATGATTTCCATGGTGCAGTTAATAGATCAAAACAATTTAATGACGGGGAATTAGTTCTAAGTTGCCAAGAAAATGGTACGATATTAACTGGATTTACAGGGGAAACACATACATCCAGCCCATACGTAAAATCACCGTTTTCAAAATGTTTAAAGAGTTTAAAATCATGCTCAGTACATGGTTCAGGCCAATCAATAGGATATACCAATTataaatcattattttctattattcTTTGTAAAAATGGTGAAtag
- a CDS encoding tRNA N6-adenosine threonylcarbamoyltransferase, putative, which translates to MKLRASTCIVFFLLFFIPCLFNSYKIDSIKIKNIYFSDTLKGTVNKINKQFKNNYDDYDACKYNKIPKILIDRDKIKNNNKDSGYIVGIENTCDDTCVCIIDLQLRIIKNFIISHFKVVHKYGGVYPFFISSINSVFLKHYVNKMLEGIDASKIKCFGFSVCPGISQNMNTARNYIGDFKKRHKHIKASSINHVYAHVLSPLFFSFYNDENTFTNNYEYKNESTKKDDHKDHINMNLFDTIKKDKIQMDKINSLLKVLNNNDVTKTKLKTITTEDFLNYGSYTLKKKKIDDNNIQLNETKNNINQIKESTNMEKIPLNYIQNGYICLLVSGGSSQVYRVQKDKQNAINVCKMSQTVDISIGDIIDKVARILNLPVGLGGGPFLERESEKYIKTLNGQKNNEDISFDLFEPFPVPFASNNKINFSFSGIFNHLSKIIKELKKEKNFENEKSKYAYYCQKYIFKHLLNQLNKIMYFSELHFNIKNLFIVGGVGCNKFLFESLKILALNRNKIENQLKEYIKLKKRLKKKIKKIENNNFLAKKNLATNNMNDEIELSSSFAWNFYLKNLLKKKTSNDILLALRAFDFNSFTKLKEKGSFLLQDQFLTPSVTQPWNVYRTPINLSRDNAAMICFNTFLNIHNKINIHEDISEIKIKSTIKTQLQNNFLLLSDIIVFDVFLDHFDHNVA; encoded by the exons ATGAAATTAAGAGCATCAACAtgtattgttttttttttgttgttttttattccaTGTTTATTCAATTCATACAAAATAGatagtataaaaattaaaaatatatattttagtgACACTTTAAAAGGAAcagtaaataaaattaataaacaatttaaaaataactatGATGATTATGATGCTTGTAAATACAACAAAATtccaaaaatattaatagatagagataaaattaaaaataataataaagattCAGGATATATTGTTGGAATAGAAAATACTTGTGATGATACATGTGTCTGTATAATCGATTTGCAACTTCGAATAATCAAAAACTTTATTATATCCCATTTTAAAGTAGTTCACAAATATGGAGGGGTATACcccttttttattagcTCCATTAATAGTGTGTTTCTAAAGCATTATGTGAACAAAATGCTCGAAGGAATCG ATGcatcaaaaattaaatgctTCGGATTCAGTGTGTGTCCTGGTATATCTCAGAACATGAACACAGCTAGAAATTATATAGGAGATTTCAAAAAAAGGcataaacatataaaagCTAGCTCAATAAATCATGTATATGCTCATGTTTTGTCACCATTGTTTTTCAGCTTTTATAACGACGAAAACACATTTACAAATAACTATGagtataaaaatgaaagcaCAAAGAAAGATGACCATAAAGAccatattaatatgaatCTATTTGATACTATAAAAAAGgataaaatacaaatggataaaataaattcgcttttaaaagttttaaataataacgatgtaacaaaaacaaaattaaaaacgATAACTACAGaagattttttaaattatggCTCATAcactttaaaaaaaaaaaaaattgatgataataatattcaattaaatgaaacaaaaaataacataaatcaaataaaagaaagtactaatatggaaaaaataccattaaattatatacaaaatggATATATTTGTCTTTTAGTTTCTGGTGGAAGTTCACAAGTTTATAGAGTCCAAAAGGATAAACAAAATGCTATTAATGTGTGCAAAATGTCACAAACAGTTGACATATCTATTGGTGATATAATTGATAAAGTTGCTAGGATTCTTAATCTTCCTGTCGGTTTAGGAGGAGGACCATTTCTTGAACGCGAATccgaaaaatatattaaaacattGAATGggcaaaaaaataatgaagataTATCATTCGATCTTTTTGAGCCGTTTCCCGTCCCATTCGCttctaataataaaattaatttttc ATTTTCAGGAATTTTTAACCACCttagtaaaataataaaagagctaaaaaaagaaaaaaatttcgaaaacgaaaaaagtaaatatgcatattattgccaaaaatatatattcaaacaTTTGTTAAATCAgcttaataaaattatgtacTTTTCAGAACTgcattttaatataaaaaatttattcataGTAGGAGGTGTTGGatgtaataaatttttgtttgagagtttaaaaattttggcattaaatagaaataaaatagaaaatcaattaaaagaatatattaaattaaaaaaacgattaaaaaaaaaaataaaaaaaattgaaaataataattttttagcaaaaaaaaacctagcgacaaataatatgaacGATGAAATTGAATTAAGTTCGTCTTTTGCTtggaatttttatttaaaaaatcttttaaaaaaaaaaacatcaaatgatattttattagcCCTAAGGGCATTTGATTTTAACTCCTTTACAAAACTCAAAGAGAAAGGTTCCTTTTTATTACAGGATCAGTTTCTCACGCCTTCAGTAACAC AACCGTGGAATGTGTATAGAACCCCCATAAATCTTAGCCGGGATAATGCGGCAATGATATGCTTTaacacatttttaaatattcacaacaaaat aaACATACACGAAGATATTTCTGAGATTAAAATTAAGTCGACTATAAAAACTCAGCTTCAAAACAATTTCCTTCTTTTATCCgatataattgtttttgATGTATTTTTAGATCATTTTGATCATAATGTAGCATAA
- a CDS encoding protein SOF1, putative, whose translation MKNQPKKPEVKIMHRNPEDYKNNTMRSNFMHVRNFDKNIHLFQREIEYKRALNATKMDKIFAKPLVKCLDGHDDSIRSICVSNKNLTDLYSGSCNGFINIWNIFNEKLMRKLKAHDGFVRGLCISYDEKYLFSCGDDKYIKQWVIEKNKNINELNEDDTEQQNLHNLDYLENEIVPKKIYVCKSVPNSIDKHFSEPLIISGSQTLDVWDYYRNNAIASFDYNSEYIYYVKFNYSQRNLVGLTLSDNSIGLVDIKSKTPIQKLFLKYRSNSLSWNNMNPKQFIVANEDSNLYTFDIRYLKTAYLVHKGFVNAVLDVDYSPIGNKFVACSYDKTIRLFNSDEPQSYDVYHTKRMQHVLCCKYTLDSKYILTGSSDMCIRIWKSCSHEPSGVLSHKEKQAINYRNKLKEKYSSLKEIKRIRQHHHVPALIKSMSDKKKIMLDAKKRKEKNRIQHSKNKDQLPIPEKKKIFVTEQ comes from the coding sequence ATGAAAAACCAACCAAAAAAACCAGAAgtaaaaattatgcatCGAAATCCCGAGgattacaaaaataacaCGATGCGGTCAAATTTTATGCATGTGAgaaattttgataaaaacaTCCATCTTTTTCAAAGAGAAattgaatataaaagaGCTTTAAATGCAACAAAGATGGATAAAATTTTTGCTAAGCCTTTAGTTAAATGCTTAGATGGGCACGATGACTCTATTAGAAGTATTTGtgtttcaaataaaaatttaacaGATTTGTATAGTGGTAGTTGTAATggatttataaatatatggaatatatttaatgaaaaGTTAATGAGGAAATTAAAAGCGCATGATGGATTTGTTAGAGGCTTATGCATTAGCtatgatgaaaaatatttatttagttGTGGagatgataaatatataaaacaatgggttatcgaaaaaaataaaaatataaatgaattaaatgaaGATGATACAGAACAACAAAATTTACATAATTTAGattatttagaaaatgaaatagttcctaaaaaaatttatgtatgCAAAAGTGTACCTAATAGTATTGATAAACATTTTTCTGAACCACTAATAATCTCAGGTAGCCAAACATTAGATGTATGGGATTATTATCGAAACAATGCTATAGCTAGTTTTGATTACAATAgcgaatatatatattatgtcaaatttaattattctCAAAGAAATTTAGTTGGTTTAACGTTATCAGATAATTCTATAGGCTTAGTAGATATAAAAAGCAAAACTCCTATTCaaaaactatttttaaaatatcgAAGTAATTCATTAAGTTGGAATAATATGAACCCAAAACAATTTATTGTTGCAAATGAAGATTCAAATCTCTATACATTTGATATTAGGTATTTAAAAACTGCTTACCTTGTTCATAAAGGTTTTGTAAATGCAGTTTTAGATGTAGATTACTCACCAATtggaaataaatttgttgCATGCTCTTATGATAAAACTATAAGGCTATTTAATAGTGACGAACCTCAAAGTTATGATGTATATCATACTAAAAGAATGCAGCATGTTCTATGCTGTAAATATACGTTAGattctaaatatatattaacagGAAGCTCTGACATGTGCATACGAATATGGAAATCTTGTTCTCATGAACCTTCTGGGGTACTTTCACATAAAGAAAAACAAGCCATAaattatagaaataaattaaaagaaaaatattcatcattaaaagaaattaaaagaatCAGGCAACACCATCATGTGCCTGCTCTAATTAAAAGTATGTccgataaaaaaaaaattatgttggatgcaaaaaaaagaaaagaaaaaaacagaaTACAGCACTCAAAAAACAAAGATCAATTACCCATCcccgaaaaaaaaaaaatatttgtcaCGGAGCAGTAG